The DNA window CGGCGTCCGGGTCGGGGTGCGCGGGCGCCTCCCACTTGAGCTCGCTCGTGAGCTTTTCCGGATCGATGCACAGCAGTACGAGGCCGCTCTGCCCCTTGAGGAAAGCATTGGAGACGGGGACCACCTGCGCAGCGGTGGAGCAGTGAAGGAAGCCCTCGGCCTCCAGGCTTGCCGCCACGTAGCTGCCGCCGGCCTGCGCCGCGCGCCAGTCTGCGCCGGCGGCCATGTGGTAGATCAGAGACACAAACAGCTTCCCGAAACCAACGTAACGCCCAACTTCGTCCTGAGCTTGTTGAAGGATTGAACGGGCTATGCCCGTGACTAGCTGGCCAGGCTCGCGCGCTGCTTCTCGGCGCGGCGGCGCTCTTCAAAGTCGAGGACCGTCTTGCGAATGCGCACGCTCTCGGGCGTGACTTCCACGAGCTCATCATCGGAGATCCATTCGAGCGCGGCATCGAGGCCCATGATGCGCGGCGCATCAAGCACGACGGTCTGTTCCTTGTTGGCGCTGCGGTGGTTGGTCACGTGCTTGGCCTTGGTCGGCTTGCAGGGAAGGTCACCGGGCTTGGCGCACTCGCCCACGATCTGACCGGTGTAGACCTCCTGCATGGGCTTCACAAAG is part of the Chrysiogenia bacterium genome and encodes:
- a CDS encoding DUF952 domain-containing protein; translated protein: MAAGADWRAAQAGGSYVAASLEAEGFLHCSTAAQVVPVSNAFLKGQSGLVLLCIDPEKLTSELKWEAPAHPDPDAADKPSDEQLFPHIYGPLNTGAVVAAVAFEPGADGTFAFPEDAPRN